From the genome of Nicotiana sylvestris chromosome 2, ASM39365v2, whole genome shotgun sequence, one region includes:
- the LOC138885629 gene encoding uncharacterized protein, producing MDVIGPIELTASNGHRFILVAIDFFTKLVEDASYKVVTKKVIADFVKDRIVCRFGIPNSIITDNAANLNSDLMKAMFCTSTGATPYLLVYGTEAVIPAEIEIPSLRIIREAECSDEEWIRSRYEQVALINRKRMNVVCPNQLYQNRMYRAFNKRVKPGHFSLGQLVLKKIFLHQHEAKGKFSPN from the exons atggatgtcatcggtccgatcgagctcactgcttcaaacgggcacaggttcattttagtggctatTGACTTCTTCACAAAATTGGTAGAGGATGCatcctacaaagttgtaaccaagaaagtcatcgcagactttgtcaaggatcgtattgtttgccgatttggaATTCCCAAttccattatcactgataatgccgccaatctcaacagtgacctgatgaaagccatgt tctgcacatcaactggggcaactccctatttacttgtttatggtaccgaagctgtcattccaGCCGAGATAGAAatcccttctttaagaatcatacggGAAGCCGAATGCAGCGATgaagaatggataaggagccgatATGAGCAAGTGGCCCTTATAAACagaaaaagaatgaatgtagtATGTCCCaatcagctttatcagaacagaatgtacagagctttcaacaaaagggtcaaaccaggACATTTTTCTCTAGGACaactggtgctgaagaagatcttcctgcatcaacatgaagccaaagggaaattctctcccaactag
- the LOC138885630 gene encoding uncharacterized protein — protein MFFDGAVNFKGVGIGVVLVSETGQHYPVSMKLRFPCTNNMAEYEACIMGLNLATDMNVQELLVIGDSDLLVHQVQGEWATKYTKIRPYLHHIQELMNRFTKVEFKRVPRIQNEFADALATLSSMIQHPDKNFIDPIPVRIYNQPAYCAHVEEETDGKPWFHNIKEYLAKGEYP, from the coding sequence atgttctttgatggagcagtaaacttcaaaggagtgggcattggagtagttttggtatcagaaacaggtcagCACTATCCTGTATCCATGAAgcttaggtttccatgcaccaacaatatggcagaatatgaggcttgcatcatggggctcaatttggccacCGATATGAATGTACAAGAGTTGCTTGTAATCGGCgattcagatcttctggtacatcaggttcaaggagaatgggctacaaaGTACACCAAAATACGACCATAtttgcatcacatacaggaattgATGAATAGATTCACAAAGGTCGAATTCAAACGTGtacccagaattcaaaatgagtttgcagacgcactggccactttgtcatcaatgatacaacatccagacaagaatttcattgatcccatcccggtGAGGATCTATAATCAAccggcttactgtgctcatgttgaagaggaaacagatggaaaaccttggttccacaacatcaaagaatatttggcaaaaggagaatatccatAG